From a single Candidatus Limnocylindria bacterium genomic region:
- a CDS encoding TerC family protein — protein sequence MLETLQAILAIALIDLALSGDNALVIGMAARGLPKRQRRRAIIFGGLGAVVLRIAAASVVTLLLAVPYLQFIASIALLVIAYRLVRPSTARHGPSVREATSLPEAITTILIADAAMSLENVLGVGAAAHGSIPLLVFGLALSIPIVLFGSGLVVNLLDRFPQGIWLGAFALIWTAAEMMVDEPALNIREALPFSAEAVLAVVFLLVIVAAHGALHPRSRRHPVADPGE from the coding sequence ATGCTCGAGACGCTGCAGGCGATCCTCGCGATCGCACTGATCGACCTCGCCCTCTCCGGCGACAACGCGCTGGTCATCGGGATGGCCGCGCGCGGACTTCCCAAGCGTCAGCGCCGGCGCGCGATCATCTTCGGCGGACTGGGGGCGGTCGTCCTGCGGATCGCCGCGGCCTCGGTCGTGACCCTGCTCCTCGCGGTCCCCTATCTGCAGTTCATCGCTTCGATCGCGCTTCTGGTGATCGCCTACCGGCTCGTGCGGCCGTCGACCGCACGCCACGGGCCATCGGTGCGCGAGGCCACGAGCCTACCGGAGGCGATCACGACGATCCTCATCGCCGACGCGGCGATGAGCCTGGAGAACGTTCTGGGAGTCGGAGCGGCCGCGCACGGGAGCATTCCACTCCTCGTCTTCGGCCTCGCGCTCTCGATCCCGATCGTGCTCTTCGGCAGCGGCCTGGTCGTGAATCTCCTCGACCGATTCCCACAGGGCATCTGGCTCGGGGCATTCGCGCTGATCTGGACCGCTGCGGAGATGATGGTCGACGAGCCGGCGCTGAATATCCGTGAGGCCCTCCCCTTCTCGGCCGAGGCCGTGCTCGCCGTCGTGTTCCTGCTGGTCATCGTCGCGGCGCATGGTGCGCTGCACCCGCGTAGCCGCCGCCACCCGGTCGCCGATCCCGGCGAATAG
- a CDS encoding pirin family protein, which translates to MPAVEADTLALPRIERPDLAAAVRPVLGVVDAVVTLEGEGFQVRRPFPGIDPNLTDPFLLFDHLGAVEYSPGEAKGAPDHPHRGFETVTYIMDGAIEHKDSTGGGGVITDGATQWMTAGAGIVHSEMPTHQLLVKGGLFHGTQLWVNLPADKKWSPPRYQDIRAGDVRLLSSHDGASLVRLIAGDLGGHAGPGLTHTPIVYAHASIAAGARLELPWPRDFNALAYVMSGRGTAGIGEVAVREGQLAIFGPGDAVAMAADEQQTSRAPRLEILVLGGRPIRETIAFYGPFVMNTREEIIQAIADYRAGRMGVIPPTSAGR; encoded by the coding sequence ATGCCTGCGGTCGAAGCTGACACTCTCGCGCTGCCCCGCATCGAGCGGCCCGATCTCGCCGCCGCGGTGCGGCCCGTGCTCGGCGTGGTCGATGCGGTCGTCACCCTAGAGGGCGAGGGCTTCCAGGTGCGCCGCCCCTTCCCAGGGATCGACCCGAACCTGACCGATCCATTCCTTCTTTTCGACCATCTCGGCGCGGTCGAGTACTCGCCGGGTGAGGCGAAAGGCGCGCCCGATCATCCGCATCGGGGCTTCGAGACCGTGACGTACATCATGGACGGCGCGATCGAGCACAAGGACTCGACCGGCGGCGGTGGCGTCATCACCGACGGAGCGACGCAGTGGATGACCGCGGGCGCCGGCATCGTCCACTCCGAGATGCCGACGCACCAACTGCTAGTCAAGGGCGGTCTCTTCCACGGCACACAGCTGTGGGTGAACCTTCCGGCCGACAAGAAATGGAGCCCGCCGCGCTATCAGGACATCCGCGCCGGCGACGTGCGCCTGCTCTCTTCGCACGACGGCGCGTCCCTGGTGCGTCTGATCGCCGGCGATCTCGGGGGTCATGCCGGCCCGGGCCTCACGCACACGCCGATCGTGTACGCGCATGCGAGCATCGCCGCGGGCGCGCGCCTCGAGCTGCCGTGGCCGCGTGACTTCAACGCGCTGGCATACGTCATGTCCGGACGAGGCACTGCAGGCATCGGGGAGGTCGCCGTGCGCGAAGGTCAGCTGGCCATCTTCGGGCCGGGCGATGCAGTCGCGATGGCGGCCGACGAACAGCAGACCAGCCGCGCGCCGCGCCTCGAGATCCTGGTGCTTGGTGGGCGGCCCATCCGCGAGACGATCGCGTTCTATGGACCGTTCGTGATGAACACTCGCGAGGAGATCATCCAGGCCATCGCGGACTACCGCGCCGGCCGCATGGGAGTCATCCCGCCCACTTCCGCGGGAAGGTAG
- the typA gene encoding translational GTPase TypA produces MRRADIRNIAIIAHVDHGKTTLVDAMLRQSHIFRDNQQVAERVMDSNDLERERGITIMAKNTAVMYRGTKINIVDTPGHADFGGEVERVMNMVDGVLLLVDAVDGPMPQTKFVLRQALRRGHRAIVVINKIDRPNARPVHVLNETFDLFLDLGAANEQAEFATVYTNAITGTASTDHRHVGTTLEPLFEAILETIPAPDVDADAPAQLLVTTTSYDDYKGRIAVGRLQSGVLRKAQPVMRIDHSGALTPARVTQLFTFQGLAREEVDEARAGDIVAVAGVPDVGIGDTIADAIDPRPLPPIRVEEPTLRMTFAVNTSPFAGREGTHVTSRKLRERLYAELERDVALRVADTDSPDTLVVSGRGELHLAILIETLRREGYEFQVSRPEVIYKDEGGERLEPYEQLEVEVAQDVLGPVVELAGRRRGALVDMKYREDGSAHCVYKIPTRGLLGFRQAFLTNTRGKGVMNTLFAGYGPYAGVIESRDLGSLIAFEAGTTTTFGLNQAQERGQLFIGPGIDVYEGMVVGEHIRDRDLEVNVVRKKHLTNMRSSNSDIAAKLDGLRELSLDDAVEFLADDELLEVTPVAYRIRKRLLAKQDRDRLAGQRKKQAAAV; encoded by the coding sequence ATGCGCAGGGCCGATATCCGCAACATCGCGATCATCGCGCACGTCGACCACGGGAAGACGACGCTGGTCGACGCCATGCTGCGCCAGAGCCACATCTTTCGTGACAACCAGCAGGTCGCCGAGCGTGTCATGGACTCGAACGACCTCGAGCGGGAGCGCGGCATCACGATCATGGCGAAGAACACCGCCGTCATGTACCGCGGGACGAAGATCAACATCGTCGACACACCCGGACACGCCGATTTCGGCGGCGAGGTCGAGCGGGTCATGAACATGGTCGACGGCGTCCTGCTCCTCGTGGACGCCGTTGACGGGCCGATGCCGCAGACGAAGTTCGTGCTGCGGCAGGCGCTGCGGCGCGGTCACCGCGCGATCGTCGTCATCAACAAGATCGACCGTCCGAACGCGCGTCCGGTGCACGTGCTGAACGAGACCTTCGATCTGTTCCTCGACCTCGGGGCGGCCAACGAGCAGGCGGAGTTCGCGACCGTCTACACCAACGCGATCACGGGCACCGCCAGCACCGACCACCGCCACGTCGGCACGACGCTTGAGCCATTGTTCGAGGCGATCCTCGAGACCATACCCGCACCTGATGTCGACGCCGACGCGCCGGCGCAGCTGCTCGTGACGACCACCTCGTACGACGACTACAAGGGCAGGATCGCTGTCGGGAGACTGCAGAGCGGCGTGCTGCGGAAAGCCCAGCCGGTCATGCGCATCGACCACTCCGGCGCGCTCACGCCCGCGCGCGTCACGCAGCTCTTCACGTTCCAGGGTCTGGCGCGCGAGGAAGTCGATGAGGCGAGAGCCGGAGACATCGTCGCGGTCGCCGGCGTTCCCGACGTGGGCATCGGCGACACGATCGCCGACGCGATCGACCCTCGGCCCCTTCCACCGATCCGCGTGGAGGAGCCGACACTCCGGATGACGTTCGCGGTCAATACGAGTCCCTTCGCGGGGCGTGAGGGCACCCACGTCACGAGCCGAAAGCTGCGCGAGCGCCTCTACGCCGAGCTCGAGCGCGATGTCGCGCTCCGCGTCGCCGACACCGATAGCCCAGACACGCTCGTGGTGAGCGGCCGCGGCGAGCTGCACCTCGCCATCCTCATCGAGACGCTGCGGCGCGAGGGCTACGAGTTCCAGGTTTCGCGCCCAGAGGTCATCTACAAGGACGAAGGCGGCGAGCGCCTCGAGCCCTACGAGCAGCTCGAGGTCGAGGTGGCGCAGGACGTCCTCGGTCCGGTCGTCGAGCTCGCGGGCCGGCGTCGCGGAGCCCTCGTCGACATGAAGTACCGCGAGGACGGCAGCGCGCACTGCGTGTACAAGATCCCCACCCGCGGTCTGCTCGGCTTCCGTCAGGCGTTCCTCACGAACACGCGCGGCAAGGGCGTGATGAACACGCTCTTCGCGGGCTACGGCCCCTACGCCGGCGTCATCGAGTCGCGCGACCTCGGTTCGCTGATCGCTTTCGAAGCAGGCACGACCACTACATTCGGCCTGAACCAGGCTCAGGAGCGCGGCCAGCTCTTCATCGGTCCCGGCATCGACGTGTACGAGGGCATGGTGGTCGGCGAGCACATCCGCGACCGCGATCTCGAGGTGAACGTGGTGCGCAAGAAGCACCTTACGAACATGCGAAGCAGCAACTCGGACATCGCCGCGAAGCTCGATGGCCTGCGCGAGCTCTCGCTCGACGACGCGGTCGAATTCCTGGCCGATGACGAGCTGCTCGAGGTCACGCCGGTCGCCTATCGGATCCGCAAGCGTCTGCTCGCGAAACAGGACCGCGACCGCCTCGCGGGGCAGCGAAAGAAACAAGCCGCCGCCGTCTGA
- a CDS encoding acyl-ACP desaturase, which translates to MSRHDDAALLAEVEPAVAKLLDRHIGVAKEWFPHDYIPYSLGRDYDKEPWTPDQPRLSGVAQTAFEVNLLTEDNLPSYHRLIHKMFSKGDGAWKNWINRWTAEEGRHAIVIRDYLVVTRNIDPIALERGRMQNVITGYDHDVDVLQGLAYTSFQELATRVSHQNTGRYSEDPVADKIMTRVALDENLHMIFYRDALAAMLEIAPSEVVKAITREVLTFEMPGSGIAGFTRKAARMADAGIYDLRIHHDDILWPLLRFWRIFERTGLDAEAEHDRERLRRFLDKLDVSARKYEERRAARHDRESSAAK; encoded by the coding sequence ATGAGCCGTCACGACGACGCCGCCCTCCTCGCGGAGGTCGAGCCCGCCGTCGCGAAGCTCCTCGATCGGCATATCGGGGTCGCCAAGGAGTGGTTCCCGCACGATTACATCCCGTACAGCCTCGGTCGGGACTACGACAAGGAGCCCTGGACACCGGACCAGCCGCGCCTCTCCGGCGTGGCGCAGACCGCGTTCGAGGTGAACCTCCTCACCGAGGACAACCTGCCCTCGTATCACCGCCTCATCCACAAGATGTTCAGCAAGGGCGACGGCGCCTGGAAGAACTGGATCAACCGCTGGACCGCCGAAGAGGGCCGGCACGCGATCGTCATTCGCGACTATCTCGTCGTGACGCGGAACATCGACCCCATCGCGCTCGAGCGTGGCCGCATGCAGAACGTCATCACCGGGTACGACCACGACGTGGATGTGCTGCAGGGCCTCGCGTACACGTCGTTCCAGGAGCTCGCGACGCGCGTCTCGCACCAGAACACCGGCCGCTACTCGGAGGACCCAGTGGCCGACAAGATCATGACGCGCGTGGCGCTCGACGAGAACCTTCACATGATCTTCTACCGCGACGCGCTCGCCGCGATGCTCGAGATCGCGCCGTCAGAAGTGGTCAAGGCGATCACCCGCGAGGTCCTCACGTTCGAGATGCCGGGGAGCGGCATCGCCGGCTTCACGCGGAAAGCGGCGCGCATGGCGGACGCGGGGATCTACGACCTCCGCATCCATCACGACGACATCCTGTGGCCGCTGCTCCGGTTCTGGAGGATCTTCGAGCGCACCGGTCTCGACGCCGAGGCGGAGCACGACCGCGAGCGTCTTCGCAGATTCCTCGACAAGCTCGATGTCTCGGCGCGCAAGTACGAGGAGCGACGCGCGGCGCGTCACGATCGCGAGAGCAGCGCCGCTAAATAG